One part of the Thermodesulfobacterium commune DSM 2178 genome encodes these proteins:
- the rlmB gene encoding 23S rRNA (guanosine(2251)-2'-O)-methyltransferase RlmB: MTSFIYGINPVLEALKNNPQSIEKIWFDKNRLSGKKYQILEKAKKLGIPVKISEKLPPKIPAHLNTQGVVAYLLTFNYADLEDIVANWEKRSEVPLVVMLDEVEDPHNVGAIIRSADASGVHGVVIPKVRACEVTETVAKVSAGAVFNLPIAKVTNLKHALQFFKEKGLWVLGLTHKAEKSIYQLDLKIPLVLIVGNEGKGIRPGILEQCDFLAKIPMKGKVESLNVSVAAAIALFETQRQRSIF; encoded by the coding sequence ATGACCTCTTTTATTTATGGAATAAACCCTGTCTTAGAGGCTCTTAAAAACAACCCTCAGTCTATCGAAAAAATATGGTTTGATAAAAACCGTCTCTCAGGAAAAAAATATCAAATTTTAGAAAAAGCGAAAAAACTTGGGATTCCCGTTAAAATCTCAGAAAAATTACCTCCCAAAATACCAGCACATCTAAACACCCAAGGGGTGGTGGCCTATCTTTTAACTTTTAATTATGCTGATTTAGAGGATATAGTAGCCAACTGGGAAAAGAGAAGTGAAGTGCCTTTGGTGGTCATGTTGGACGAGGTAGAAGATCCTCATAACGTAGGGGCTATCATCCGTAGTGCTGATGCCTCAGGGGTTCATGGAGTGGTAATCCCTAAGGTTAGAGCCTGTGAAGTGACAGAAACAGTAGCTAAAGTTTCTGCAGGAGCTGTGTTTAACCTCCCTATAGCTAAGGTTACCAACCTAAAACATGCTCTTCAATTTTTTAAAGAGAAAGGTTTATGGGTATTAGGACTTACCCATAAAGCCGAAAAGTCCATATATCAGCTGGACCTTAAAATTCCTTTGGTTTTAATCGTAGGAAACGAAGGAAAAGGGATTAGACCCGGAATTTTAGAGCAGTGTGACTTTTTAGCCAAAATTCCGATGAAAGGAAAGGTAGAAAGTCTTAATGTTTCGGTAGCTGCTGCTATAGCTCTTTTTGAGACCCAAAGACAACGCTCAATTTTTTAA
- a CDS encoding histidinol phosphate phosphatase domain-containing protein, translating into MFDLHCHSVFSDGELIPAELWRRVQALGYQAIAITDHVDHSNFEHILQSLLKFKKSVQGLIPEFIVGVEITHVPPDLIPPLIKECRKAGAEIVVVHGETIVEPVTEGTNLAAILGEADILAHPGLIKPEEVKLAAQKGTFLEISGRKGHCLANGHVVSLAKTYGANLVINSDGHSPSDFMSKELALKVGIGAGLSAEEVQKVWKIAQKRFLKTSS; encoded by the coding sequence TTGTTTGATTTGCATTGCCATTCAGTTTTTAGCGATGGAGAACTTATTCCAGCAGAGTTATGGAGAAGGGTTCAAGCTTTAGGCTATCAAGCCATAGCCATTACCGACCATGTAGACCACTCAAACTTCGAACACATCCTTCAAAGTCTTTTAAAGTTTAAAAAATCTGTTCAAGGGTTAATCCCAGAATTTATCGTAGGTGTAGAAATAACCCATGTACCTCCAGACCTTATTCCTCCTCTTATCAAAGAATGTCGAAAAGCTGGGGCAGAGATAGTGGTAGTCCATGGAGAAACTATCGTAGAGCCTGTGACTGAAGGGACCAATCTTGCCGCCATCCTGGGAGAAGCCGACATCCTTGCTCATCCAGGGCTTATTAAGCCTGAAGAGGTAAAACTTGCGGCTCAAAAAGGGACCTTTTTAGAAATATCTGGGAGAAAGGGACACTGTCTTGCCAATGGACACGTAGTTAGCTTGGCTAAAACTTATGGAGCCAATCTGGTAATAAACTCAGACGGACATAGTCCCTCAGATTTTATGTCCAAAGAATTAGCTCTTAAAGTAGGGATAGGAGCTGGGCTTTCAGCAGAAGAAGTTCAAAAAGTATGGAAAATCGCTCAGAAAAGGTTTCTAAAAACTTCTTCATAG
- a CDS encoding bifunctional nuclease family protein: protein MKIKMVLHGIAMDPMSNSPVMLLKEAEGERILPIWIGVLEATSIAAKLENIQFPRPLTHDLIKNIFENLGITIPKVEIVDLKDNTYYALITIVTGDKVLEIDSRPSDAIALALRLNAEIFVDEEVFKKSQIYSETPVTEKQGEMVITTKEEKEKLKDFLEKLDPKIFKYKM, encoded by the coding sequence ATGAAAATAAAAATGGTGTTGCATGGAATAGCCATGGATCCTATGTCTAACAGTCCTGTGATGTTATTAAAAGAAGCAGAAGGAGAAAGGATTCTTCCCATTTGGATAGGGGTTTTAGAAGCTACTTCCATCGCAGCCAAGTTAGAAAACATACAGTTTCCAAGGCCATTAACCCATGACCTAATCAAAAATATATTCGAAAACCTGGGGATTACTATTCCCAAGGTTGAAATCGTAGACCTTAAAGACAATACTTATTATGCCCTTATTACCATAGTTACTGGAGATAAGGTTTTAGAAATAGACTCCCGTCCAAGCGATGCTATAGCTTTAGCTTTAAGGCTTAATGCGGAGATCTTTGTAGATGAAGAGGTATTCAAGAAGAGTCAAATTTATTCTGAAACCCCAGTGACCGAAAAACAAGGAGAAATGGTAATCACCACCAAAGAGGAAAAAGAAAAACTAAAAGATTTTCTGGAAAAGCTGGATCCTAAAATTTTTAAATACAAAATGTAG
- the lysS gene encoding lysine--tRNA ligase, giving the protein MLEESQVIKVRFEKLAKLESMGIKTYPNDFRPKDKAKYIKEKYQELSPEEIEKKTQEFVVAGRIMAKREMGKLIFAHLQDDTDKIQILVAKNELAQEDFDFFKKFIDIGDIIGVKGRLIKTKTGEITILVKSFKLLTKALRPLPEKYHGLKDTELRYRMRYVDLIMNPKVRELFRLRTQIIQYIRDYFISQGFLEVETPMMHPIAGGAAAKPFITYHNALDMNLYLRIAPELYLKRLIVGGFNKVFELNRNFRNEGVSSRHNPEFTMLEFYEAYATYEDLMKRTEELFYGLALEITGSPKITYQGQEIDFTPPWKRIEFLDALIELGGVPREVLFEKEKLIKFAKEKRIELNLKDPRIGKWWTKLFEELVEPKLIQPTFVVKFPVEVSPLARRSDEDPDFAERFELYIAGKEVANAFSELNDPRDQRKRFEEQLKLREIDEEIPPEIDEDFIRALEYGMPPCAGEGIGIDRVVMLFTDSPSIREVILFPHLRKKEDL; this is encoded by the coding sequence ATGTTAGAGGAAAGTCAGGTTATCAAAGTGCGTTTTGAAAAACTTGCCAAACTTGAGTCTATGGGAATTAAGACCTATCCCAACGATTTTCGTCCTAAAGATAAAGCAAAATATATAAAAGAAAAATACCAAGAGTTAAGCCCTGAGGAGATAGAAAAAAAGACCCAAGAATTTGTGGTAGCAGGGAGGATTATGGCAAAAAGGGAGATGGGTAAACTTATTTTTGCCCATCTCCAAGATGATACAGATAAAATTCAAATTTTAGTGGCTAAAAATGAGTTGGCTCAAGAAGATTTTGATTTTTTTAAGAAATTTATAGACATAGGGGATATCATAGGGGTTAAAGGAAGGCTTATCAAAACCAAGACCGGTGAGATTACCATATTAGTGAAGAGTTTTAAACTCTTAACCAAGGCTCTCCGGCCTTTACCTGAAAAATATCACGGGCTTAAAGATACTGAGTTAAGGTATCGGATGCGCTATGTAGACCTTATCATGAATCCTAAGGTAAGAGAGCTTTTTAGACTACGAACCCAGATTATTCAGTATATAAGAGATTATTTTATTTCTCAGGGATTTTTAGAAGTAGAAACCCCGATGATGCATCCTATAGCAGGCGGTGCTGCTGCTAAACCTTTTATTACCTATCACAACGCTTTAGACATGAATTTGTACCTTAGGATAGCACCTGAGCTTTATCTAAAGAGACTTATAGTAGGCGGTTTTAATAAGGTGTTTGAACTTAACAGAAATTTTAGAAATGAAGGGGTTTCAAGTAGACATAATCCAGAGTTTACTATGTTAGAGTTTTACGAGGCTTATGCTACCTATGAAGATCTTATGAAAAGAACCGAGGAGTTGTTTTATGGGCTTGCTTTGGAAATAACAGGTAGCCCTAAGATTACTTACCAAGGTCAAGAGATAGACTTTACTCCTCCTTGGAAACGGATTGAGTTCTTAGACGCTCTTATAGAGTTAGGAGGTGTTCCTAGGGAAGTACTCTTTGAAAAGGAAAAACTTATTAAGTTTGCTAAAGAAAAAAGAATTGAGCTAAACCTAAAAGATCCACGTATAGGTAAATGGTGGACTAAGCTTTTTGAAGAATTAGTAGAACCAAAACTTATACAACCTACCTTTGTGGTAAAATTTCCTGTGGAGGTTTCTCCCTTAGCCAGAAGAAGTGATGAAGACCCTGATTTTGCAGAGAGGTTTGAGCTGTATATTGCAGGAAAAGAAGTAGCTAACGCCTTTTCAGAGTTAAATGACCCAAGGGACCAAAGAAAAAGGTTTGAAGAACAACTTAAACTAAGGGAAATAGACGAAGAAATCCCTCCAGAGATTGACGAAGATTTTATCCGAGCCCTTGAATATGGTATGCCTCCTTGTGCGGGAGAAGGTATCGGTATAGATAGAGTGGTTATGCTTTTTACCGACAGTCCCTCGATAAGAGAGGTCATTCTTTTCCCTCACTTAAGGAAAAAAGAGGATCTTTAA
- a CDS encoding FtsX-like permease family protein: protein MSFSNNWRLWLALKYVFSRKRERFTGIIAVIAVLGVALSVGALTVVNAVITGFKEAVAEKILSLNPHITITFWEEGLTPKIKTLVEKEIPKDQLLSLQETSSIQGLIIARSHPIGIVLKASNLDMLAKEKGFKVFYVEKDFLISAKEEKVVPVVVGKKLRDRLGLGVGEVLNFMSAQGMFTPFGFMPKILDLKVVGWFETGVYDFDLNLVFAPSETFFSYLTPTNRSLEIKLKDPFKSGIYKDRLLSSLGFGVQILDWQEWNRNLFAALKMEKLGLFVVLSLMIAVSLFTIIAAMIMLVSEKKMDIAILRALGASSKDVMILFFYSGFLFAVIGVLLGLVLGGSLCWVLSKYPVVKLPSDVYPVEYMPVSLKFFDLLVIVLISFLISLLACLYPAKKASEVMPAEVLRHG, encoded by the coding sequence ATGAGTTTTTCTAACAACTGGAGGCTCTGGTTAGCTTTAAAATATGTTTTTTCACGGAAAAGAGAGCGTTTTACAGGGATAATAGCGGTTATTGCTGTTTTAGGGGTAGCTCTCAGTGTAGGAGCCTTAACTGTAGTAAATGCCGTAATAACTGGTTTTAAAGAAGCAGTAGCAGAAAAGATTTTAAGTTTAAACCCCCACATCACGATCACCTTCTGGGAAGAAGGGTTAACCCCTAAGATAAAGACTTTAGTAGAAAAAGAGATTCCTAAAGACCAATTGTTAAGCCTTCAGGAGACATCTTCTATTCAGGGATTAATCATCGCTCGTTCCCATCCTATAGGTATAGTGCTTAAAGCTTCTAACTTAGATATGTTGGCCAAAGAAAAAGGTTTTAAGGTATTTTATGTAGAGAAGGATTTTTTAATAAGTGCCAAAGAAGAGAAAGTAGTTCCGGTGGTAGTAGGTAAAAAATTAAGAGACCGGTTAGGGCTTGGGGTAGGAGAAGTTTTAAATTTTATGAGTGCTCAGGGTATGTTTACCCCCTTCGGTTTTATGCCAAAAATATTAGACCTAAAAGTAGTAGGTTGGTTTGAAACAGGGGTTTATGATTTTGATTTAAACCTTGTTTTTGCCCCTTCTGAAACGTTTTTTTCTTATCTTACCCCTACCAACAGGTCTTTAGAGATTAAGCTAAAAGACCCATTTAAATCAGGGATTTACAAAGATAGGTTGCTTTCCTCCTTAGGTTTTGGAGTTCAAATCCTTGACTGGCAAGAATGGAATAGAAACCTTTTTGCTGCCCTTAAGATGGAAAAGTTAGGTCTCTTTGTAGTGCTAAGTCTTATGATTGCCGTTTCCCTTTTTACGATAATCGCCGCCATGATCATGCTTGTTTCTGAGAAAAAAATGGATATAGCTATTTTAAGAGCTCTTGGAGCCTCTTCTAAGGATGTAATGATCCTGTTTTTTTATAGTGGCTTTTTGTTTGCAGTTATAGGGGTATTGTTAGGTTTGGTGTTAGGAGGAAGTCTCTGTTGGGTTCTTTCTAAATATCCAGTGGTAAAACTCCCGAGCGATGTTTATCCAGTAGAATACATGCCGGTTTCTTTAAAATTTTTCGACCTTTTGGTTATCGTTTTGATTTCTTTTTTGATAAGTCTTTTAGCCTGCCTTTATCCGGCTAAGAAAGCTTCTGAGGTTATGCCTGCAGAGGTTTTACGCCATGGATAA
- a CDS encoding ABC transporter ATP-binding protein produces the protein MDNLPVLVLKSISKKYQHANEEIEVLKKIDLEVYPGDLIAIVGPSGVGKTTLLNLMGTLDQPTNGEVYFLGKKIDYKQEEHILETRKRIGFVFQLHHLLPEFTVLENVILPGLIANLTIEECMQRAEVLLQKLRIFHRKHHKPSSLSGGERQRAAIARALFLNPVLVLADEPTGNLDPASAEEVIDAFLTLNQDFNTAVVMVTHNWDLAKRMKKIFLLKNGFLVKWEKETLK, from the coding sequence ATGGATAACCTTCCTGTTTTAGTCCTAAAATCTATATCAAAAAAATACCAACATGCAAACGAAGAGATCGAGGTATTAAAAAAAATCGACTTGGAGGTATATCCAGGAGACCTTATAGCGATAGTAGGACCTTCTGGGGTTGGGAAGACCACTTTGTTAAACCTTATGGGTACCCTTGATCAGCCTACAAACGGAGAGGTATATTTTCTGGGTAAAAAGATAGATTATAAACAAGAGGAGCATATCCTTGAAACACGAAAGAGGATAGGCTTTGTGTTTCAGCTACATCATTTATTACCAGAGTTTACGGTTTTGGAAAACGTTATCCTTCCAGGGTTGATTGCCAATCTGACCATAGAGGAATGTATGCAAAGGGCGGAGGTTCTTTTGCAAAAACTTAGAATTTTTCATAGAAAACACCATAAGCCTTCTTCTCTTTCTGGAGGAGAAAGACAACGGGCAGCCATTGCCAGGGCGCTTTTTTTAAATCCGGTTTTGGTGCTGGCAGACGAACCTACAGGGAACCTTGACCCAGCAAGTGCAGAAGAGGTAATAGACGCTTTTTTAACTCTTAACCAAGATTTTAACACCGCAGTGGTGATGGTAACCCATAACTGGGATTTAGCTAAACGAATGAAAAAAATTTTTTTGCTAAAAAACGGTTTTCTGGTAAAATGGGAAAAAGAGACCCTCAAATAG
- the bamA gene encoding outer membrane protein assembly factor BamA, with the protein MKKIFLFFVFVWLGWLPSLFSAQTNLLIYSAKTIGDPTSSQTLEAYLQKLQETLKKEGFLLEKKVYSTEEAKAFLKTGIYEGIAEVKGVVIGNNVSFEWKLLLPGPSTQYFNVVGETGNIDTLVSNTVPYLKSIFEKKEIVEEIRLVGNMRIKEDLIYPNLTTKPGDILDYKKLNTDLRNLYKMGYFENIEVKLEKGAKGAIVVFEFKENPSIKEVVFKGNKQVKSEDLLKIINLKEGTVITSKELDRILEMVKAYYEQLGYSGTDVKIDLEKVSQAQVKLIVEIKEGRKKYIKKIEFIGNKAISEKELRGLLSVSEKSIFSPVKKVTQYLRTLTTPEPVSEPGVYNLAFLYRDLGKIESFYKNRGFIDVKVGEPLVKEEEDGVIIKIPIEEGDQYKVGKVEIQQDLFPEDKIYKKLKTLPGKVFSLESLKIDETTLTHLFADYGYAYAKVTTDFSKDPKAKVINLTFKVEKGPVVYVNRIEVEGNTKTRDKVIRRQINIAEGWPYSEKRIEESEVRIRRLGFFEDVKIEKEKAAKEDEVNLKVKVKEMLTGSFGIGGGYSSYDKFMLMLDITERNFLGKGQRLNLAARLGTKTSRYSINFYDPYFRDTKYSLGWSLYNFEIEYDDFTKDSKGASLKVGYNLTSKLSVYAGYRLDHTTLEDLSDNVAKIILESKDIKLTSAFQFGLNYDSRNRFFMPTKGWYHALDFELAEKWLGGDSNYIKVEGEHQVYHTFHKLTFHGVLGYGYLTEGGARKIPVYERFFLGGINSVRGYKYGDISPKDPETEDKIGGTRKFYTQFEVIFPLIKNINLNGVVFYDMGNVWDKNTEFQFSDLRKSVGIGLRWLSPFGPLRLEWGYNIDKKPREDSSNFNFSIGGNF; encoded by the coding sequence TTGAAGAAGATATTTCTATTTTTTGTTTTTGTCTGGCTGGGATGGTTACCTTCCCTTTTTTCAGCTCAAACAAATCTTCTTATCTATTCTGCCAAAACCATAGGTGACCCTACCAGTAGTCAAACTTTAGAAGCTTACCTTCAAAAACTTCAAGAAACACTTAAAAAAGAAGGGTTTCTCTTAGAAAAAAAGGTCTATTCTACCGAAGAAGCTAAGGCCTTCCTGAAAACAGGGATTTATGAAGGGATAGCTGAGGTTAAAGGTGTGGTTATAGGGAATAATGTGAGCTTTGAATGGAAACTTCTTTTACCTGGACCAAGCACCCAGTATTTTAACGTGGTAGGAGAAACAGGAAACATAGATACCTTGGTTTCTAATACGGTACCATATTTAAAAAGTATCTTTGAGAAAAAAGAAATAGTAGAAGAAATAAGATTAGTAGGTAATATGAGGATTAAAGAAGACCTGATTTATCCAAACCTTACCACCAAACCTGGCGACATCCTTGACTATAAAAAATTAAACACAGATCTGAGAAATCTCTATAAGATGGGATACTTTGAAAACATCGAGGTTAAGTTAGAAAAAGGAGCCAAAGGGGCGATAGTAGTTTTTGAATTTAAAGAGAATCCTTCTATCAAGGAGGTAGTTTTTAAAGGTAATAAACAGGTAAAGAGTGAAGATCTGTTGAAAATCATCAATCTTAAGGAAGGTACGGTTATTACGTCTAAGGAGCTTGACAGGATTCTTGAGATGGTAAAAGCCTACTACGAACAGTTAGGTTACAGCGGGACTGATGTGAAAATAGACTTAGAAAAGGTTTCCCAAGCTCAGGTGAAGTTGATAGTAGAGATAAAAGAAGGAAGGAAAAAATATATAAAGAAAATAGAATTTATAGGAAACAAAGCTATTTCAGAAAAAGAGTTGAGAGGTTTACTTTCTGTTTCAGAAAAATCTATATTTTCCCCGGTTAAAAAAGTTACTCAATATCTGAGAACTCTGACTACTCCAGAACCAGTATCTGAACCTGGGGTTTATAATCTTGCCTTTCTTTATAGAGATTTAGGAAAAATAGAAAGTTTTTATAAAAATCGTGGTTTTATCGATGTTAAGGTAGGAGAACCTTTGGTTAAAGAGGAAGAGGATGGGGTAATAATAAAAATCCCTATAGAAGAAGGAGATCAATATAAAGTTGGAAAGGTGGAGATACAACAGGATCTTTTTCCAGAGGATAAGATTTACAAAAAATTAAAGACCTTACCTGGGAAGGTTTTTAGTTTAGAGTCTTTAAAAATAGATGAGACCACCCTTACCCATCTTTTTGCAGACTATGGTTATGCCTATGCTAAGGTGACCACCGATTTTAGTAAAGACCCCAAAGCAAAGGTTATTAACCTAACCTTTAAGGTGGAAAAGGGACCTGTGGTTTATGTCAACCGTATTGAGGTAGAAGGAAACACCAAAACCAGGGATAAGGTGATTAGAAGACAAATTAACATAGCTGAAGGTTGGCCTTATAGTGAGAAGAGAATAGAAGAAAGTGAGGTAAGGATAAGAAGGTTGGGTTTTTTTGAAGATGTAAAGATAGAAAAAGAAAAGGCTGCCAAAGAAGATGAAGTCAACCTTAAGGTAAAGGTTAAAGAAATGCTTACTGGTTCGTTTGGTATCGGTGGTGGTTATAGTTCTTATGATAAGTTTATGTTAATGTTAGACATAACAGAAAGAAATTTCTTAGGAAAAGGGCAAAGATTAAACTTAGCAGCAAGACTTGGTACTAAAACCAGCCGTTACTCTATAAATTTTTATGACCCCTATTTTAGAGATACCAAGTATTCTCTCGGTTGGTCTCTTTATAACTTTGAGATAGAATATGACGATTTCACCAAGGACAGTAAAGGTGCTTCCCTAAAAGTAGGATATAACCTTACCTCAAAACTTTCTGTGTATGCAGGCTATAGATTAGACCATACCACCCTTGAAGATCTTTCAGATAACGTAGCCAAAATCATTTTAGAATCTAAGGATATTAAATTGACCAGTGCCTTTCAGTTTGGGTTAAACTATGACTCAAGGAATAGGTTTTTTATGCCTACCAAGGGTTGGTACCATGCTTTAGATTTTGAACTTGCCGAAAAGTGGTTAGGAGGAGACAGTAATTACATAAAAGTAGAAGGTGAACACCAAGTCTATCACACCTTTCATAAGCTTACTTTCCACGGAGTCCTAGGGTACGGATATCTAACCGAAGGTGGAGCCAGAAAAATCCCAGTTTATGAAAGGTTTTTCTTAGGAGGAATAAATTCGGTAAGAGGATATAAATACGGAGATATTTCTCCTAAGGATCCTGAGACAGAAGATAAAATAGGGGGTACCAGAAAGTTTTATACCCAGTTCGAGGTTATCTTTCCACTGATAAAAAATATCAATTTAAACGGGGTAGTCTTTTACGACATGGGAAACGTCTGGGATAAAAATACCGAATTTCAGTTTTCAGACCTCAGAAAAAGTGTAGGTATAGGCTTAAGATGGCTTTCTCCTTTTGGTCCCTTAAGGTTAGAATGGGGTTATAATATCGATAAGAAACCTCGAGAGGATTCAAGTAACTTCAACTTTAGTATCGGTGGAAATTTTTAG
- the flgF gene encoding flagellar basal-body rod protein FlgF — protein sequence MRGIHINPQLGLLEALEAAQLLDRRLTVTTNNLANVDTPGYKEDRLSFQEVLMKKIGPKGKRAFKETVPYLNKEQGILEHTQNPLHFAIVGEGFFKVQTPNGIAYTRAGNFTIDTQRRLVTPEGYPVLVNGTPLVVDPGMARGGLITMEDYRLQVSPDGVLSIDGTELGRFDVVTFQDLNKLKKVGENLYMAEGMEEMPSTNYEIRQGFIEKSNVNPIREMVGLIEIQRTFQSVQKSIQGWDEATEKLLGLNR from the coding sequence ATGAGAGGGATACATATTAATCCTCAGTTAGGGTTGCTTGAGGCCTTAGAGGCGGCTCAACTTCTTGACAGAAGGTTAACGGTTACTACCAATAATTTGGCCAACGTTGACACCCCAGGTTATAAAGAAGATAGGTTGAGTTTTCAAGAAGTTTTGATGAAAAAAATCGGGCCTAAGGGAAAAAGGGCGTTTAAAGAGACAGTACCTTATTTGAATAAAGAGCAGGGTATTTTAGAGCATACGCAAAATCCCTTACACTTTGCTATCGTAGGGGAGGGGTTTTTTAAGGTTCAAACCCCTAATGGAATAGCCTATACCAGGGCAGGTAATTTTACGATTGACACTCAGAGGAGGTTGGTTACCCCAGAAGGATATCCAGTCTTGGTTAACGGAACTCCTTTGGTGGTTGACCCTGGTATGGCAAGAGGAGGACTTATTACGATGGAGGACTATAGACTTCAGGTCTCTCCTGATGGGGTTTTATCTATAGATGGAACAGAGTTAGGAAGGTTTGACGTGGTTACTTTTCAAGATCTAAACAAACTTAAAAAAGTAGGAGAAAACCTATATATGGCAGAAGGTATGGAAGAGATGCCGTCTACTAATTATGAGATTAGACAAGGTTTTATAGAAAAGTCTAACGTAAATCCTATAAGAGAGATGGTTGGTTTGATTGAGATCCAAAGGACTTTTCAGTCAGTCCAAAAAAGCATTCAAGGTTGGGATGAAGCAACAGAAAAACTGTTAGGTTTGAATAGATAA
- the flgG gene encoding flagellar basal-body rod protein FlgG → MIRGLWSAATGMQGQQLQLDVIANNLANVNTVGFKKSRVDFEDLFYQNLKLAGALTADGTQVPVGMQIGLGVRPVAVPKLFTQGEYQLTNQELDWAIEGRGFFRVIMGGEEYYTRAGNFKLDRDGYIVTPDGARLQPEFAVPQGTARIEVTPDGIITALGPRGETLAQAQLTLYDFTNPAGLYAVGRNLFKSTDAAGDVIEGNPGQNGFGTIAQGYLEMSNVDIVEEMVKMIITQRAYESNSKGVLTADQLLEIANNLKR, encoded by the coding sequence ATGATAAGAGGACTTTGGAGTGCTGCTACAGGGATGCAAGGACAGCAGTTGCAACTTGACGTGATAGCCAATAATCTTGCCAACGTAAACACCGTAGGTTTTAAAAAGAGTAGGGTTGACTTTGAGGATTTGTTTTATCAAAACCTAAAGCTTGCCGGAGCTTTGACAGCAGATGGAACCCAGGTACCTGTGGGAATGCAGATAGGTCTTGGGGTAAGGCCGGTGGCTGTTCCTAAGTTGTTTACCCAAGGAGAGTATCAGCTAACCAACCAAGAGCTTGATTGGGCGATAGAGGGTAGAGGGTTCTTTAGAGTGATCATGGGAGGAGAGGAATATTATACTAGGGCAGGGAACTTCAAACTTGATCGTGATGGATACATTGTGACCCCTGACGGTGCAAGATTACAACCTGAGTTTGCCGTTCCTCAGGGTACAGCAAGGATTGAGGTTACTCCAGATGGAATTATTACTGCCCTTGGCCCAAGAGGAGAGACCTTAGCCCAAGCTCAGCTTACTCTTTATGATTTTACCAACCCAGCTGGTCTTTATGCGGTGGGAAGAAATCTATTTAAATCTACAGATGCTGCTGGAGATGTTATAGAGGGTAACCCTGGACAAAATGGATTTGGAACCATAGCTCAGGGTTATCTTGAGATGTCTAACGTGGACATCGTAGAAGAGATGGTAAAAATGATCATTACCCAAAGGGCTTATGAGTCTAACTCCAAAGGAGTGTTAACTGCAGACCAGCTTTTAGAAATAGCCAACAACCTTAAGAGGTAG
- the flgA gene encoding flagellar basal body P-ring formation chaperone FlgA, giving the protein MKRRWFLVFFIAFVLSFKPLKGEEFYTEADYKKIFLQEIQTRLSKVYPKLSLEKFSVEPREAKVIKEMPYQVKFLGRPGLGSNTVILVFFKDGKEAFRVRLWGYVETYAFVAVLAKPLEKGEVITKNHLVFQERPLSRLPQDVILEEEEVLGKEVRTSLKPNVVLRKSFLNEPLLVKRGQEVLIIGKGRGFLVKTKGKALQDGRKGEVIKVRNLTSNKEVLGRVISTNEIEVML; this is encoded by the coding sequence ATGAAAAGAAGGTGGTTTTTGGTCTTTTTTATAGCCTTTGTGCTAAGTTTTAAGCCTCTTAAAGGAGAAGAGTTTTACACTGAGGCGGATTATAAAAAAATTTTTTTGCAAGAAATACAAACAAGGCTAAGCAAGGTATACCCAAAATTGAGTTTAGAAAAGTTTAGCGTAGAACCAAGGGAAGCTAAGGTGATTAAAGAAATGCCTTACCAGGTTAAATTTTTAGGAAGACCAGGTCTTGGGTCTAATACAGTTATTCTGGTGTTTTTTAAAGACGGAAAAGAAGCTTTTAGGGTTAGACTCTGGGGTTATGTAGAAACCTACGCTTTTGTGGCAGTGTTAGCTAAACCGTTAGAAAAAGGAGAGGTAATCACTAAGAACCACTTAGTTTTTCAAGAAAGACCGCTCTCAAGGCTTCCTCAAGATGTGATTTTAGAAGAAGAAGAGGTATTAGGTAAAGAGGTAAGAACAAGCCTTAAGCCTAATGTGGTTTTAAGAAAGTCATTCTTGAACGAACCTCTTTTAGTAAAAAGAGGACAAGAGGTTTTAATCATAGGTAAAGGACGGGGGTTTTTGGTTAAAACCAAGGGTAAGGCCTTACAAGATGGAAGAAAAGGGGAGGTTATAAAGGTTAGAAATTTAACCAGTAACAAAGAAGTTTTAGGTAGAGTAATCTCAACAAACGAAATTGAGGTGATGCTATAA